One Oryza sativa Japonica Group chromosome 8, ASM3414082v1 DNA window includes the following coding sequences:
- the LOC4345793 gene encoding protein HVA22, with product MGKTWAIITHLNSIAGPSITLLYPLYASICAMESPTKVDDEQWLAYWILYSFITLLEMVAEPVLYWIPVWYPVKVLFVAWLVLPQFKGASFIYKKLVREQLRKYRARGGAAATVTAGEDHKVHIAKAEHDHGH from the exons atgggcaAGACATGGGCGATCATCACCCACCTCAACTCCATTGCTGG GCCAAGCATCACGCTTCTCTATCCGCT GTACGCGTCCATCTGCGCGATGGAGAGCCCGACCAAGGTTGACGACGAGCAGTGGCTGGCCTACTGGATCCTCTACtccttcatcaccctcctggagATGGTCGCCGAGCCTGTCCTCTACTG GATTCCGGTGTGGTATCCGGTGAAGGTGCTGTTCGTGGCGTGGCTGGTGCTCCCGCAGTTCAAGGGCGCCTCCTTCATCTACAAGAAGCTCGTCAGGGAGCAGCTCAGGAAGTACCGCGCcaggggcggcgccgccgccaccgtcaccgccggCGAAGATCACAAGGTGCACATTGCCAAG GCTGAGCACGATCATGGGCACTGA
- the LOC4345792 gene encoding IAA-alanine resistance protein 1 has product MRGGLLVLLLLTAAVAGGGGHEGSSSCPFHAHDKPHDDHHHGHGHGHGHSCGGGGDDSHHVHHHHHGHGHGHDGGIQRRLLPEELAEEADLELDSFGDHHHHHHHHHEHHHHDHHHGHGDFQAELSPLGMWLSAMGCSLLVSMASLVCLVLLPVIFFQGKPSKTMVDCLAIFGAGAMLGDSFLHQLPHAFGGGHSHTHDHQNHNHSHEHSHAHSLEDLSIGLSVLFGIVFFFIVEKIVRYVEDNSQKGAHGMGHHHHHHKRHDRSDKAKLNHAEKDHEDKGVNQAEKEPSHDGAIEKTDGVTRADSKSAIRKRGLSSGSNSADREPVNSESDPAPNKALSSEDSSVSNSNMVFGYLNLFSDGVHNFTDGMALGSAFLLHGSVGGWSRTLFLLAHELPQEVGDFGILVRSGFTVTKALFFNFLSALVALAGTALALSLGKDPGHSSLIEGFTAGGFIYIAVAGVLPEMNDQKTTVKSSMIQLVSLTMGMLVALGISLVE; this is encoded by the exons ATGCGCGGGGGCCTCCTCGTCCTGCTCCTCCTCAccgcggccgtcgccggcggcggcggccacgagggctcctcctcctgccccTTCCACGCCCACGACAAGCCCCACGATGATCACcaccacggccacggccacggccacggccacagctgcggcggcggcggggacgactcCCACCACGTGCACCATCATCACCATGGGCATGGGCATGGCCATGACGGCGGGATCCAGCGGCGGCttctccccgaggagctcgcggaggaggcggatcTCGAGCTCGACTCCTTCGgcgatcaccaccaccaccaccaccatcaccatgaacaccaccaccacgaccacCACCATGGCCACGGCGACTTCCAGGCCGAGTTATCACCCTTGG GTATGTGGCTGAGTGCCATGGGATGCTCGCTTCTGGTCAGCATGGCGTCGCTCGTCTGCCTCGTCCTGCTCCCAGTAATCTTCT TCCAGGGGAAGCCGTCCAAGACCATGGTGGATTGCCTTGCCATCTTCGGG GCAGGTGCGATGCTTGGGGATTCATTTCTTCATCAACTGCCACATGCCTTTG GTGGAGGGCATTCTCATACACATGATCATCAGAATCATAATCATTCTCATGAGCATTCACATGCACACTCTCTGGAAGATCTTTCTATTGGTTTGTCTGTTCTAT TTGGCATTGTGTTTTTCTTTATTGTTGAGAAGATTGTGAGGTATGTGGAAGACAATTCTCAGAAAGGGGCTCATGGCATGGGCcaccatcatcaccatcataaACGACACGATAGGAGCGACAAGGCCAAGTTGAATCACGCAGAAAAGGATCATGAGGATAAAGGCGTAAATCAAGCAGAAAAGGAACCTTCGCATGATGGTGCAATTGAGAAAACAGATGGTGTAACTCGTGCTGATTCAAAATCTGCAATCCGTAAG AGGGGCTTATCTTCTGGTTCCAATTCCGCTGATAGAGAGCCTGTCAATTCTGAAAGTGACCCTGCCCCTAACAAAGCATTATCAAGTGAAGATTCCTCTGTTTCCAATTCGAATATGGTGTTCGGCTACCTCAACCTTTTCTCAGATGGTGTT CATAACTTTACTGATGGGATGGCCCTAGGGAGTGCTTTTCTGCTACATGGTTCTGTTGGAGGATGGTCGAGAACTCTATTTCTGCTTGCACATGAACTTCCTCAAGAG gtcgGAGATTTTGGTATCCTGGTGCGCTCAGGATTCACTGTAACTAAAGCCCTATTTTTCAATTTTCTCTCTGCGTTGGTTGCTCTTGCTGGAACAGCACTG GCATTGTCTTTGGGAAAAGATCCAGGGCATTCTTCTTTGATTGAG GGATTCACTGCTGGTGGCTTTATTTATATTGCTGTTGCTGGAGTCCTCCCAGAGATGAATGATCAGAAAACAACCGTCAAAAGCTCGATGATTCAGTTGGTTTCCCTGACAATGGGAATGCTGGTTGCCCTCGGCATATCTCTAGTAGAATGA
- the LOC4345791 gene encoding putative clathrin assembly protein At1g25240: MTTARQWWRRAAAAAKDRRSLYLTRVAALRPASPAAAAALRNAELEAVVIRATSHDERSVDYRSAARVFALARASPAVLQPLMWALARRAGRTRCWAVALKALMLAHGLLLRSDLAPRAARLGRVPFDLADFRDRSSSPTKTSGFSAFVRAYFHFLDTRSLFAAQDMDNNDDDDADDEDARLDGVSRLQHLLDLLMQIRPYGDGMEQGLILEAMDCVVIEIFEVYSQICTGIARFLVGVLGSAPTTPRPRPGETMAAARRRRGLQGMRVLRKASEQSAQLTSYFELCRSLGVLNAAEFPAVERVPDDDIRDLEKLIMSHVVEDRGKEKVSEEKALVAVEDTGVASRTVVTREWVVFDDDDEDDGVAGARQGHFGHYVNPFLGAPWEAVTGSGNLLV; this comes from the coding sequence ATGACGACCGCGCGGCaatggtggcggcgggcggcggcggcggcgaaggacaGGAGGAGCCTGTACCTGACGCGCGTGGCGGCGCTGCGGCcggcctccccggcggcggcggcggcgctgaggaACGCGGAGCTGGAGGCGGTGGTGATCCGGGCGACGAGCCACGACGAGCGGTCGGTGGACTACAGGAGCGCGGCGCGGGTGTTCGCGCTGGCGCGCGCGTCGCCCGCGGTGCTGCAGCCGCTCATGTGGGCGCTCGCGCGGCGGGCGGGGCGGACGCGGTGCTGGGCGGTGGCGCTCAAGGCGCTCATGCTCGCGCACGGCCTGCTGCTGCGGTCCGACCTCgccccgcgcgcggcgcgcctcGGCCGCGTCCCCTTCGACCTCGCCGACTTCCGCGaccgctcgtcgtcgccgaccaAGACGTCGGGCTTCTCCGCCTTCGTGCGCGCCTACTTCCACTTCCTGGACACCCGCTCCCTCTTCGCCGCCCAGGACATGgacaacaacgacgacgacgacgccgacgacgaggacgcgcGCCTCGACGGCGTGTCGAGGCTGCAGCACCTGCTCGACCTGCTCATGCAAATCCGGCCATACGGGGACGGCATGGAGCAGGGCCTCATCCTGGAGGCGATGGACTGCGTCGTCATCGAGATCTTCGAGGTGTACAGCCAGATATGCACCGGCATCGCCCGcttcctcgtcggcgtcctcggatcggcgccgacgacgccgcggccgcggccgggggagaccatggccgccgcgcggcggcggagggggctgCAGGGGATGCGTGTGCTGCGGAAGGCCTCGGAGCAGAGCGCGCAGCTCACGTCGTACTTCGAGCTTTGCCGGAGCCTCGGCGTGCTCAACGCCGCCGAGTTCCCGGCGGTGGAGCGCGTCCCCGACGACGACATCAGGGACCTCGAGAAGCTCATCATGAGCCACGTGGTCGAGGACCGCGGGAAGGAGAAGGTGAGCGAGGAGAAGGCGTTGGTCGCCGTGGAGGACACCGGCGTGGCGTCGAGGACGGTGGTGACGAGAGAGTGGGTGGtgttcgacgacgacgacgaagacgacggcgtcgccggcgcgagGCAAGGGCATTTTGGTCACTACGTGAACCCGTTCCTTGGCGCGCCGTGGGAAGCTGTGACGGGGAGCGGGAACTTGCTAGTTTAG
- the LOC4345794 gene encoding STOREKEEPER protein: MAPKRPAAASGSASEASDCEAGGAGRRRSPSRSRSPSRSASPSRSRSKTPPHNAAVLSSTPASAAVDFVAASDSDAGADADARLASPRRSRERSPRLHSDSDNSAAATAEAAEAAAAAAFDDGDDEGNATPPPRSRRSSRVEATGVKPISSRPMDASRRPAAASSQSQRRSKRPRSSPTQHSPEQHKRPPRVWNPQDEVTILRALISYRAKNGALPGSSQDTGKLHNMIRGQLSVKASTTQLSDKVRRLKHKYNLILTRVTKSGRDPDLPTEHDREVYELSKKVWGTKSGGAGAGSGGGGGGGGGRVYENAEVVQSDEEQGSRDDSDEDMESGWDDRDHRNRRLKAIVVANGNGNAVTGGRSVHGNGSGKGDVADKGKDMYPYLWEAVEELSKEHPSGTAFRKAFGVLDGSRARAMEEKLNRFRLSEIRQQLRRMDLMKETIKMVLDALEGSDL; the protein is encoded by the coding sequence ATGGCCCCGAAgcgcccggccgccgcgtcggGCTCGGCCTCCGAGGCGTCCGACTGCGAGGCAGGCGGggcgggccgccgccgctcgccgtcgaggTCGCGCTCCCCCTCCCGGAGCGCCTCCCCGTCCCGCTCCCGATCCAAGACCCCTCCCCACAACGCCGCCGTGctctcctccaccccggcctccgccgccgtcgacttcGTGGCCGCGTCCGActccgacgccggcgccgacgccgacgcccgcCTCGCCTCCCCGAGGCGCAGCCGCGAGCGCTCCCCTCGCCTCCACTCCGACTCCGacaactccgccgccgccaccgccgaggccgctgaggccgcggcggccgcggcgttcgacgacggcgacgacgagggcaacgccacgccgccccctcgctcccgccgctcctcccgcgtCGAGGCCACCGGCGTCAAGCCCATCAGCTCGCGACCCATGGACGCGTCCCGCCGCCCGGCTGCGGCATCCTCCCAGTCCCAGAGGCGCTCCAAGCGCCCCCGCAGCTCCCCCACCCAGCACTCGCCGGAGCAGCACAAGCGTCCGCCCAGGGTTTGGAACCCCCAAGATGAGGTCACCATACTGCGTGCCCTCATCTCCTACCGCGCCAAGAACGGCGCGCTCCCGGGGTCCTCTCAGGACACAGGCAAGCTACACAATATGATTCGCGGGCAGCTTAGTGTTAAGGCATCCACTACCCAGCTCAGTGATAAGGTCCGGCGGCTCAAACACAAGTACAATTTGATCTTGACCCGTGTTACCAAGAGCGGGCGGGATCCGGACTTGCCAACTGAGCATGACCGTGAGGTTTACGAACTTAGCAAGAAAGTTTGGGGTACAAAGAGTGGTGGTGCTGGCGCTGgtagtggaggtggaggtggaggtggtggtggtcgtgtGTATGAGAATGCTGAGGTGGTACAGAGTGATGAGGAGCAAGGGAGCAGAGATGATAGTGATGAGGACATGGAGAGTGGGTGGGACGACCGTGATCACAGGAACAGGAGGCTGAAGGCCATTGTTGTAGCAAATGGGAATGGGAATGCTGTGACTGGGGGTAGGAGTGTCCATGGCAATGGCAGTGGGAAGGGTGATGTTGCTGACAAGGGGAAGGACATGTATCCTTACCTTTGGGAGGCTGTCGAGGAGCTGTCCAAGGAGCACCCAAGTGGGACTGCGTTCAGGAAGGCCTTTGGTGTGCTTGATGGTTCAAGGGCACGGGCAATGGAGGAGAAGCTGAACAGGTTTAGGCTCTCAGAGATAAGGCAGCAGCTGCGTCGGATGGACCTGATGAAGGAGACGATCAAGATGGTGCTTGATGCGCTGGAGGGCTCTGATCTTTGA
- the LOC4345790 gene encoding protein indeterminate-domain 16 yields MLSSCAPTAVPPQDASGAATEPFRSLQIATAGAAAKKKRRPAGTPDPDAEVVSLSPRTLLESDRYVCEICNQGFQRDQNLQMHRRRHKVPWKLLKREAGEAARKRVFVCPEPTCLHHDPSHALGDLVGIKKHFRRKHSGHRQWACSRCSKAYAVHSDYKAHLKTCGTRGHTCDCGRVFSRVESFIEHQDACNAGRPRAAEASSSPGRGGGVVVGAPAAASSSQQQQLFAVPASLSRTASSASPSSDLVVSPVAWPATGGGGPAMVSPRAAAPAPAGGSIAAFHHRFTDPALSPPTPCGGRRGGCHTTHSLELQLMPPRTTTTCAGGSLGGTPVATAVGYYASSSPHSPAAALPSRQPVADAMRLQLSIGFGGARDDGNNNSSSSSGEVSASATRLKEAAHEQLRLAMAEKAAADEARAQAKRQAELADQELATARRMRYQAQVELSRAHVLRDHAIRQVDATQLQITCYSCSHKFRARAAAMISSDVASYVSSVVTEGGDAEVDNDGNLHRRRLNADDGMPRGHSRTMAMDLN; encoded by the exons ATGCTGAGTTCTTGCGCGCCGACGGCCGTGCCGCCGCAGGATGCGTCCGGTGCGGCGACGGAGCCGTTCCGGTCTCTGCAGATCGCcaccgccggtgccgccgcgaagaagaagcggcggcCAGCCGGGACACCTG ACCCGGACGCGGAGGTGGTGTCGCTGTCGCCGAGGACGCTGCTGGAGTCTGACCGGTACGTGTGCGAGATCTGCAACCAGGGGTTCCAGCGCGACCAGAACCTGCAGatgcaccggcggcggcacaaGGTGCCGTGGAAGCTGCTGAAgcgggaggccggcgaggcggcgcggaaGCGGGTGTTCGTGTGCCCGGAGCCGACGTGCCTCCACCACGACCCCTCCCACGCGCTCGGCGACCTCGTCGGCATCAAGAAGCACTTCCGCCGCAAGCACAGCGGCCACCGCCAGTGGGCGTGCTCCCGCTGCTCCAAGGCCTACGCCGTCCACTCCGACTACAAGGCTCACCTCAAGACCTGCGGCACCCGCGGCCACACCTGCGACTGCGGCCGCGTCTTCTCCAG GGTGGAGAGCTTCATCGAGCACCAGGACGCGTGCAACGCCGGCAGGCCACGCGCCGCCGAGGCGTCATCGTCCCCgggacgcggcggtggcgtcgtggttggtgcgccggcggcagcatcgtcgtctcagcagcagcagcttttTGCGGTGCCGGCTTCGTTGTCGCGGACGGCGTCCAGCGCCAGCCCGTCGAGCGACCTGGTGGTGAGCCCGGTGGCCTGGCCTGctactggtggtggtggtccggCAATGGTGAGTCCCCGTGCTGCGGCGCCGGCTCCTGCTGGCGGTAGCATCGCGGCGTTCCACCACCGGTTCACTGACCCGGCGCTGTCGCCACCGACGCCGTGTggtggccggcgaggaggatgcCACACTACCCACAGCCTGGAGCTGCAGCTCATGCCAccgcgcaccaccaccacctgcgcAGGCGGCAGCCTCGGTGGTACTCCAGTTGCCACCGCCGTTGGGTACTACGCTTCCTCTTCGCCGCATTCGCCTGCTGCTGCTCTTCCGTCGCGGCAGCCGGTCGCCGACGCAATGCGGCTGCAGCTCTCGATCGGGTTCGGCGGCGCACGCGATGATggcaacaacaacagcagcagcagcagcggcgaggTGTCGGCCTCGGCGACGAGGCTGAAGGAGGCCGCCCACGAGCAGCTGCGTCTGGCGATGGCCGAGAAGGCGGCCGCGGACGAGGCGCGCGCGCAGGCGAAGCGGCAGGCGGAGCTCGCCGACCAGGAGCTGGCGACCGCGCGGCGGATGCGGTACCAGGCGCAGGTGGAGCTCAGCCGCGCGCACGTGCTCCGCGACCACGCCATACGCCAGGTCGACGCCACGCAGCTGCAGATCACCTGCTACAGCTGCAGCCACAAGTTCCGGGCGAGAGCGGCCGCCATGATCAGCTCCGACGTCGCCAGCTACGTCTCGTCCGTCGTCACcgagggcggcgacgccgaggtcGACAACGACGGCAActtgcaccgccgccgcctcaacgcTGACGATGGCATGCCAAGGGGCCATTCTAGGACGATGGCAATGGACCTCAACTAG